Below is a genomic region from Zea mays cultivar B73 chromosome 9, Zm-B73-REFERENCE-NAM-5.0, whole genome shotgun sequence.
CCTGCTCCGTATGCATGTAACAGTAATTTGCCTCTGTCGTGCATGGAGCTAGCATTGTGGTTAGTAGTGGTTACAATAATCAAAAAGATGACCAGGACAAAATAATAAAGCCTTCGTTTATTGACTGACAGCATGCATTCGTACGTACAGCTTGACACAGATATAGTAATGCAGAGGCACCTAGTCAACCCTAAGATAAGACTGCCTAGCATGACCTCGTCGCCGGCATGCAGACCGATCATGCATGCATGCGCTGTTTCCACAGACCGTACGTACGTTGCAGACactgagacgacgacgacgacgaattaAGGTCGATCAAAACGAAATAAAGCGATAGTAAATGCACGACGATAATCTAGGTGATGGCCGGCGGCCGGCCGGTCAAACCAGCGACTACACTCCCCTCTAACAAGGCCGTGCCTCGCGTGCATGCATTGGTACGTTTATGTAGCAGGCTGATGCTGGATCTAGCTAGAGGTTGTGCGCGGCGAAGAAGGCCTCCACGTCGTCGCCGGTGTAGTAGTCCCTgcgccgctgctgctgctgcgcgaccacgccggcggcggcgggggcggcCCGCCTCTTCCGTGGCGCGGCGGGGCAGTCCCCGCCGCCAGCGCGTCGACCGGCCGCCTGCCCGTTGGCAGCGTCGGGCGTCCTGCACCCGGCCGCCGTCGCGTCGCCGTCGACGACCTTCCTGCCGTCCGCCTCGCCGCCGCGCCACTGCTCCAGCGGGAGACCCATATGCCGGCCGCGCGCGCGTGACGACGACTGCGCTACCTGCTGATCGGCGACGATATATGGGACCGTTAATTACTTGTGGGAACTCAAGTAACGTACGTTCCTAGTAACGTACGTTGCTGAGCAGTGAGCACTATATTATTATGCTATAGTAACGTTGCTGGATGG
It encodes:
- the LOC100277864 gene encoding uncharacterized protein LOC100277864, whose translation is MGLPLEQWRGGEADGRKVVDGDATAAGCRTPDAANGQAAGRRAGGGDCPAAPRKRRAAPAAAGVVAQQQQRRRDYYTGDDVEAFFAAHNL